One segment of Anatilimnocola aggregata DNA contains the following:
- a CDS encoding SDR family oxidoreductase has translation MLAAEPPLPLLITGLAGVAGYNAFQHLRGKYGDQVLAIRRTDYWPLSGPGIIPCDMDDRDAMRRLFDNYQFAAVLHCEGTCKLKSCELDPSMARRINVQSMEVLLETIAHTSVRLVHLSIDLVFSGTRGGGHREDDEVDPVTIYGKTMVEAEHLIARERPSACLLRISLPMGVSFNGHAGAIDWIQSRFKKQKPATLYFDERRTPTYTDCLSPLLEEVLRRRELSGLYHAGGPRSLSLYEIAQVVNRVGGYRPEDLMGCLRLEAGPLPPRAGDVSMDSSKLANILGYQPFDGWPYHDEFVPTHPDWHRDRTGEPGSPELLAEVLYRNPGRKF, from the coding sequence ATGCTCGCCGCTGAACCCCCATTGCCGCTCCTCATTACAGGCCTGGCAGGCGTAGCGGGGTACAACGCGTTTCAACACTTGCGCGGTAAGTATGGAGATCAAGTGCTGGCGATTCGCCGTACCGACTACTGGCCGCTGAGCGGGCCGGGGATCATTCCCTGCGATATGGACGACCGCGATGCCATGCGCCGGTTGTTCGACAATTATCAGTTTGCCGCCGTGCTGCACTGCGAAGGAACCTGCAAGCTCAAGTCCTGCGAGCTCGATCCGAGCATGGCGCGGCGGATCAATGTGCAGAGCATGGAAGTCCTGCTCGAGACCATCGCCCACACATCGGTACGGCTCGTACACTTGTCGATCGATCTGGTTTTCTCGGGCACGCGCGGCGGCGGCCATCGCGAGGACGACGAAGTCGATCCCGTAACCATCTATGGCAAGACGATGGTCGAAGCCGAACATCTGATTGCTCGCGAGCGCCCCAGCGCCTGCCTGCTGCGGATCTCATTGCCGATGGGCGTCAGCTTTAATGGCCACGCGGGAGCCATTGACTGGATTCAATCTCGCTTCAAGAAGCAGAAGCCGGCGACGCTCTACTTCGACGAGCGCCGCACGCCAACTTATACCGATTGCCTCAGTCCCCTGCTCGAAGAAGTCCTTCGTCGCCGCGAACTGAGTGGGCTCTATCACGCCGGCGGCCCCCGGTCACTCAGTTTGTATGAGATTGCCCAGGTGGTGAATCGCGTCGGCGGCTATCGCCCGGAAGACCTGATGGGTTGTTTGCGCCTTGAAGCGGGGCCACTTCCCCCGCGCGCTGGCGACGTGAGCATGGACAGTAGCAAACTCGCGAACATTCTCGGCTATCAGCCCTTCGACGGCTGGCCCTATCACGACGAGTTCGTCCCCACTCACCCTGACTGGCATCGCGACCGCACGGGCGAACCCGGCTCACCCGAACTGCTGGCCGAAGTTCTGTACCGGAATCCGGGGAGGAAGTTCTGA
- a CDS encoding class I SAM-dependent methyltransferase produces MHRPILADSQELLARPIPGGWMWRTIEVADHAWELLLPADQNAFLQQTANDDEWPDPYWTQIWPAARSMAALVLARNWPAETRLLELGCGSGLVGLAALARGCHVTFSDYVPLAVELACANARHNGFAQVQGKVLDWRSPGTEPRYSTIIAADVIYDSELHQPLLNTLKARLHTGGFVWLAEPGRMETANAFLQLAAEAGWLAKFVDEQGSPCESLQPGQFRRVKLTRNAD; encoded by the coding sequence ATGCACCGCCCCATTCTAGCCGACTCACAAGAACTGCTAGCCCGCCCCATCCCCGGCGGTTGGATGTGGCGCACCATCGAAGTGGCCGACCACGCGTGGGAATTGCTCTTGCCAGCCGATCAAAATGCTTTCTTGCAACAAACGGCCAACGACGACGAGTGGCCCGATCCCTACTGGACGCAAATCTGGCCCGCCGCGCGGTCGATGGCGGCCCTGGTCCTCGCCCGAAATTGGCCGGCCGAAACTCGCCTGCTCGAACTGGGCTGCGGCAGCGGACTGGTTGGGTTGGCGGCCTTGGCTCGCGGTTGCCACGTGACCTTCAGCGACTATGTCCCTCTGGCCGTCGAACTGGCCTGCGCCAACGCGCGGCACAACGGCTTTGCACAAGTGCAGGGGAAAGTGCTCGACTGGCGATCGCCAGGCACCGAACCCCGTTATTCCACCATCATCGCGGCCGATGTCATTTACGACTCGGAACTTCACCAGCCCTTGCTCAATACGCTGAAGGCCCGCTTGCACACTGGCGGCTTTGTTTGGCTCGCCGAACCTGGACGGATGGAAACGGCCAACGCATTTTTGCAGCTGGCTGCTGAAGCAGGCTGGCTGGCTAAATTCGTCGACGAACAAGGTTCGCCTTGCGAATCGCTGCAGCCCGGGCAGTTTCGTCGCGTCAAGCTGACTCGAAATGCAGACTGA
- a CDS encoding RNA-binding S4 domain-containing protein, translating into MTDEPDEPADVLRLDHFLKRSGVADTGGQAKVMIQNGDVKVNGEVDTRRRKKLVKGDVVEVNGQKLVVKD; encoded by the coding sequence ATGACTGACGAACCTGACGAACCGGCCGATGTGCTTAGGCTCGATCATTTCCTGAAGCGGAGCGGCGTCGCGGACACCGGCGGCCAGGCGAAGGTGATGATTCAGAATGGCGACGTAAAAGTGAATGGCGAAGTCGATACTCGCCGCCGTAAAAAGTTGGTGAAGGGGGACGTGGTCGAAGTGAACGGGCAGAAGTTGGTGGTGAAGGATTAA
- a CDS encoding YadA-like family protein, with product MRFNRLWTERNRRALRRTFLSGAVLGMGLLLSGGELHAQYIGTNFNTGDGDGAVATGLRSTAVGSSANASAESATAVGTTAQATAPNSSAFGDTAQADGEGSSAFGFVSSAAGERATAVGFASIASGDFSVATGSNANAAGERASAYGNSASAAGDYSSAFGTNASAAFVNSTAIGTGATTTRADQIALGTATNTYTAAGITSAASTAAQTGPIMIVTSDAGGNLAASDPNTILTNSTAFQGLQSQVETNSEGVAMALAMAGAGSVLPVDVNYSVSANVGVFEDTSAFAFGGVARLTENTFINGGFGVGTAKGAVGGRVGVNYAW from the coding sequence ATGCGGTTCAATCGATTGTGGACAGAACGAAATCGCCGCGCACTGCGGCGTACATTTTTAAGCGGCGCGGTATTGGGCATGGGGTTGTTGTTGAGTGGCGGAGAATTGCACGCTCAATACATCGGCACCAACTTCAATACCGGCGATGGCGATGGTGCGGTTGCGACGGGGCTTCGCTCGACCGCGGTGGGATCGTCGGCGAATGCTTCCGCCGAGTCAGCTACGGCAGTGGGCACCACTGCGCAGGCCACCGCTCCCAACTCGTCAGCTTTCGGTGATACAGCCCAAGCAGACGGTGAAGGGTCATCCGCGTTCGGTTTTGTTTCATCAGCTGCTGGCGAGCGGGCAACGGCTGTCGGTTTTGCATCTATCGCATCGGGAGATTTCTCGGTCGCGACCGGCTCCAATGCTAATGCTGCCGGAGAACGTGCGTCGGCATATGGCAACAGTGCCAGCGCGGCGGGAGATTATTCGTCTGCCTTCGGCACCAACGCTTCCGCGGCCTTCGTTAATTCGACCGCAATTGGAACTGGAGCCACCACCACCCGCGCCGACCAAATCGCGCTCGGAACCGCCACAAACACCTACACCGCGGCCGGCATCACTTCCGCTGCGAGCACTGCTGCCCAAACGGGGCCGATCATGATTGTGACGAGCGACGCGGGTGGCAACCTGGCAGCTTCTGATCCGAACACGATCTTGACCAACAGCACGGCATTTCAGGGTTTGCAATCGCAGGTCGAAACCAACAGCGAAGGTGTGGCGATGGCGCTTGCCATGGCCGGCGCTGGTTCGGTGTTGCCCGTCGATGTGAACTACAGCGTGTCCGCGAATGTGGGTGTGTTCGAAGACACATCGGCCTTTGCGTTCGGCGGCGTCGCTCGCTTGACCGAGAACACGTTCATTAACGGTGGCTTTGGCGTGGGTACTGCAAAGGGCGCGGTAGGTGGCCGGGTGGGCGTGAACTACGCCTGGTAG
- a CDS encoding helix-turn-helix transcriptional regulator has protein sequence MTGTSLEPLAFEDTERIFSVLGQVGDPTLPLNLVERKRKLLDDVRQLIDADVYIWSAAIPDPQQPDVMTTQLLDGGWTSEGQRVQAYKALSSPLVNQTLAPFSIEAAQQMRHVTRLRSEILTDEWMQQHGQVWHLSGLDYSLFTIYPLSPTSYSGTGFHRLLGKPDFNKREQSIVHFTFKHVEWFHRRNVDPSHIKVLLLSPRERQTLILLLGGDTKREIAEKLGISEHTVGDYTKNIYKHFGVNSRGALQAFFMSGQSASSLSTAET, from the coding sequence ATGACTGGTACGTCGCTGGAACCGCTAGCATTCGAAGACACTGAACGGATCTTCTCTGTACTGGGACAAGTGGGCGATCCCACGTTGCCCTTGAACCTGGTCGAGCGAAAACGGAAATTGCTTGACGACGTCCGACAGTTAATCGACGCCGATGTTTACATCTGGTCCGCCGCCATCCCCGATCCGCAGCAACCCGATGTTATGACGACACAGTTACTGGATGGGGGCTGGACGAGCGAAGGGCAACGTGTGCAGGCTTACAAAGCGCTATCCAGCCCGCTGGTGAATCAAACGCTCGCTCCGTTCAGCATCGAGGCCGCGCAGCAAATGCGGCACGTCACGCGGCTGCGTAGTGAGATTCTTACCGACGAGTGGATGCAGCAGCATGGGCAGGTCTGGCATCTTTCTGGCCTCGACTACAGTCTATTCACGATCTATCCCCTCAGTCCCACCAGTTATAGCGGCACAGGCTTTCATCGCCTGCTGGGCAAGCCTGACTTCAACAAGCGCGAGCAAAGCATCGTCCACTTCACTTTCAAACATGTCGAGTGGTTTCATCGCCGCAACGTCGACCCATCGCACATCAAGGTACTGCTCCTCAGCCCGCGCGAACGTCAAACGCTCATTCTCTTGCTCGGCGGCGACACCAAACGCGAAATCGCCGAAAAGCTGGGCATCAGTGAACACACGGTCGGCGACTATACCAAGAACATCTACAAGCACTTCGGCGTGAACAGCCGGGGCGCGCTGCAGGCGTTTTTTATGAGCGGACAGTCGGCCAGTTCGCTGTCTACGGCAGAAACATAG
- a CDS encoding DUF1552 domain-containing protein: MTNPPVSNRPVTIHRRNFLRGTGVALALPWLESLSLASSSPNATPKRFLSVYHPDGVGLPLKSDPAWSDWSWFPRGGEKDFELTKVLDVLEPLRSDITIYSGLSHPAARKVHGHSNADQFLTGADIGGHGPYKNSVSVDQVIAGHAGEFTRHASLVMSTNGGIGGPRGAQTQSFNQEGRPIPAMNKPKQIFDTLFVTSGKDAHARLARSKSALDLLIANTKALEKSLSKQDQQTLKQYLDAVRDTELKLAKAQKWIDTPTPVIDTSNLHLEATPAEARLYFQTMYELIYLAFLSDSTRVATFQLGRENGEGPHDLLSRAVGLGGAHGLTHAVKQPNGWKNLGTYNRYQAEEFGRFVQRLKDTPEPTGNGNMLDNTFAMHGSASSSFHLSRNYPIISAGGKNLGFTNGRYLKFGKGNEDNQAGAGIDTDAGWQGEARVQEEPLALLFTTLLQRFGVETDSFAGITGTLNRV; this comes from the coding sequence ATGACCAATCCACCCGTGAGTAATAGACCAGTGACCATTCATCGTCGAAACTTCCTGCGTGGAACTGGCGTAGCGCTCGCCTTGCCGTGGCTTGAATCGCTGTCCCTCGCCAGTTCATCTCCCAACGCAACGCCGAAGCGTTTTTTGAGCGTCTATCATCCGGATGGTGTCGGACTGCCGCTCAAGTCAGACCCGGCGTGGAGTGATTGGAGTTGGTTCCCGCGCGGTGGTGAGAAGGACTTCGAACTGACAAAGGTCCTCGACGTACTCGAACCACTACGCAGTGATATCACGATCTACTCTGGCCTGTCTCACCCGGCTGCCCGAAAGGTTCATGGACATTCCAACGCAGATCAATTTCTGACCGGCGCGGACATCGGCGGTCATGGTCCCTATAAGAACTCCGTTTCCGTCGACCAGGTCATTGCTGGGCATGCTGGGGAATTTACCCGTCACGCTTCGCTCGTGATGTCGACCAACGGAGGCATCGGTGGTCCACGCGGCGCGCAGACACAGTCGTTCAACCAAGAAGGCCGCCCCATTCCGGCCATGAACAAACCGAAGCAGATTTTCGACACGCTGTTTGTCACCAGTGGGAAGGACGCTCACGCTCGACTGGCCAGAAGCAAGAGCGCCTTGGATTTGCTCATCGCGAATACGAAGGCGTTGGAAAAATCGCTTTCCAAGCAGGATCAGCAAACGCTCAAGCAGTATCTGGATGCCGTGCGCGATACCGAACTTAAGCTGGCGAAAGCGCAGAAGTGGATTGATACGCCGACTCCTGTGATCGACACCAGCAACCTTCATTTGGAAGCCACTCCGGCAGAAGCTCGGCTTTACTTCCAAACCATGTATGAGCTGATCTATCTCGCCTTCCTCAGCGATTCCACGCGTGTGGCGACGTTCCAACTGGGACGCGAAAACGGCGAAGGTCCGCACGATTTGTTGTCCAGAGCCGTTGGCCTGGGCGGTGCTCATGGTCTGACTCACGCCGTCAAGCAGCCCAATGGCTGGAAAAATCTCGGCACCTACAATCGCTACCAGGCAGAAGAATTCGGCCGGTTTGTGCAAAGGCTGAAGGACACACCCGAACCGACTGGCAACGGCAACATGCTGGATAACACCTTCGCGATGCATGGCTCTGCTTCGAGCAGCTTTCACCTGTCACGTAATTATCCGATTATCTCGGCTGGCGGAAAAAACCTGGGGTTCACTAACGGCCGGTATCTCAAGTTCGGCAAAGGGAACGAAGATAACCAGGCGGGCGCGGGAATCGACACCGATGCCGGCTGGCAAGGCGAAGCCCGCGTCCAGGAAGAACCCCTCGCCCTCCTTTTCACGACTCTCTTGCAACGCTTTGGCGTCGAGACCGATTCATTTGCCGGAATCACCGGCACGTTGAATCGAGTTTAA
- a CDS encoding DUF1592 domain-containing protein, whose amino-acid sequence MRTLIFTFLLVHGIICSAFSTETVGTSLTWGEVRDAGRAKSLFLKEAEKKLGAAPAVPTANLDQFRKSVGPVLAQKCIGCHGPDSTMANLRVDQLNPDLLAGPDVDRWRGIYKVLSNSEMPPEDEPEYRLADADRKTIVDWLSEEMNKASVVRRSRAEHSSFRRMTKYEYNYALQDLLGLPYSIANSLPPEAASDDGFKNSSDLLQMSTTQFEAYRELGLKALQRVTVSGERPRPVTYIISMQDVMNKATGDKNKRFNKSEESYRNHRNRPHLLNQSTGDGIQFAGGNAAPQPGEFAGHNPDVSPVVFILPRSSELKINLDRFLPDEGMMRVRIRAWRTTNEPEEFASLRLIFSAHTSNNANFSQVVSQRDMPVTALADKPEFIEFDIPLSEIQRNPFRKLETTFPRRDEFLHIRNESSIRGGKEALQVVMDYIEVSAPHFDHWPPPSHTNIFIESKNKNDEQVYGREVLTRFLERAWRRPVVAEEVLPFMDLLSKYRSDFDAFEPAMLEVLATVLATPEFLYLTQRSAAEDTQKADAKRPETISEQELASRLSFFLWSSVPDQQLLQLAQKGTLRDPAVLKLQVDRMLADPRAQRFSHHFVEQWLGLDGMDSVTHVKDAALREAMREEPVAFFREALRSNSSVMDFLHSEYVVVNERLAQHYGIPGVFGPHFRRVPGTAQTNRGGILTAASLLTMNSDGADSHPLKRGVWLLERVLQDPPPPPPADVPKVDLTDPRILEMTLKERIADHRNKPSCISCHSRIDPWGIAFENYDALGAWRSNIKNKPVDATSILFNKQELAGVEGLKRYLLADRQDQFARAMVHKMLAYALGRPLTFADHADVDGLTAQFRKNKDQLTDLIHLVVSSDLFNSK is encoded by the coding sequence ATGCGTACTCTGATCTTCACGTTCCTGTTAGTGCACGGAATTATTTGCAGTGCATTTTCGACGGAAACAGTCGGCACGTCTCTGACTTGGGGAGAGGTCCGCGACGCGGGTCGAGCGAAATCACTGTTCTTGAAAGAGGCCGAGAAAAAACTGGGAGCAGCGCCTGCCGTTCCCACGGCCAATCTTGATCAGTTCCGCAAGTCCGTTGGGCCGGTTCTAGCCCAGAAATGCATCGGCTGTCATGGTCCTGACTCGACCATGGCGAATCTGCGCGTCGACCAGTTGAATCCCGATTTATTGGCCGGCCCCGACGTTGACCGTTGGCGGGGCATCTACAAAGTCCTTAGCAATTCCGAGATGCCGCCCGAAGACGAGCCTGAGTATCGGCTGGCCGACGCCGATCGTAAAACAATTGTCGACTGGCTCAGCGAGGAAATGAACAAAGCGTCCGTCGTTCGCCGCAGTCGTGCGGAGCATTCTTCGTTTCGCCGGATGACGAAATACGAATACAACTATGCGCTGCAGGATCTTCTCGGTTTGCCCTATTCAATCGCCAACAGCTTGCCACCGGAGGCGGCTTCGGACGACGGCTTTAAGAACAGTTCCGACTTGCTGCAGATGTCGACCACGCAATTCGAGGCCTATCGCGAGCTGGGACTGAAAGCACTGCAGCGAGTGACCGTAAGCGGAGAACGTCCTCGGCCTGTGACCTACATCATTTCGATGCAAGATGTGATGAACAAGGCGACGGGCGATAAGAACAAGCGTTTCAATAAGTCTGAAGAAAGCTATCGCAATCATCGGAACAGGCCACATCTGCTAAATCAATCAACAGGCGATGGGATTCAGTTTGCCGGCGGCAACGCCGCTCCTCAGCCAGGTGAATTTGCGGGCCACAACCCAGATGTATCTCCCGTAGTATTCATCCTCCCGCGATCTAGCGAGTTGAAAATAAATCTGGATCGCTTTCTGCCCGATGAAGGGATGATGCGTGTGCGAATTCGCGCGTGGCGCACGACGAACGAGCCCGAAGAGTTTGCCAGTCTGCGACTGATCTTCAGTGCCCATACCAGCAATAACGCAAATTTCTCGCAAGTCGTCAGCCAGCGGGATATGCCGGTTACGGCACTGGCCGACAAGCCGGAATTCATCGAGTTCGACATTCCGCTCAGCGAGATCCAGCGAAATCCTTTTCGCAAGTTGGAGACCACTTTCCCCAGGCGGGATGAATTCCTGCACATTCGCAACGAATCGAGTATTCGCGGCGGCAAGGAAGCACTCCAAGTAGTGATGGATTATATCGAGGTCAGCGCACCTCACTTCGATCACTGGCCACCGCCGAGCCATACCAACATCTTCATTGAGAGCAAGAACAAGAACGATGAGCAGGTTTACGGCCGGGAGGTACTCACCCGCTTCCTTGAGCGTGCCTGGCGGCGTCCGGTCGTAGCTGAGGAAGTTCTTCCTTTCATGGACTTGCTTTCCAAGTATCGTTCTGACTTTGACGCGTTTGAGCCGGCCATGCTGGAAGTCTTGGCCACTGTTCTGGCGACACCGGAGTTTCTTTACCTGACTCAGCGATCAGCCGCTGAGGATACTCAGAAAGCCGATGCAAAGAGACCAGAAACAATCAGTGAACAGGAGTTGGCAAGTCGGCTTTCATTCTTTCTCTGGTCGAGCGTGCCAGACCAGCAGCTCCTGCAACTGGCCCAAAAAGGGACGCTAAGAGATCCCGCCGTTTTGAAGCTGCAGGTGGATCGAATGCTGGCCGATCCACGCGCACAGCGATTCTCACACCACTTCGTGGAGCAATGGTTGGGACTGGACGGCATGGATAGCGTCACGCATGTCAAAGATGCCGCGCTCCGAGAAGCGATGCGGGAAGAGCCGGTCGCTTTCTTTCGAGAAGCCCTGCGTAGCAATAGCAGCGTGATGGACTTCTTGCACTCAGAATATGTCGTGGTCAATGAGCGACTGGCCCAGCATTATGGCATTCCAGGCGTGTTCGGACCTCATTTTCGCAGGGTGCCCGGCACTGCCCAAACAAACCGCGGTGGAATCTTGACTGCCGCGAGCCTGTTGACGATGAATTCCGACGGTGCCGATTCTCATCCGCTCAAGCGCGGTGTTTGGCTGCTGGAGCGCGTTCTGCAGGACCCTCCACCGCCGCCGCCGGCTGATGTTCCGAAAGTCGATCTGACGGACCCTCGAATCCTGGAGATGACGCTCAAGGAACGCATTGCCGACCATCGCAACAAGCCGAGTTGCATTTCGTGCCATTCTCGAATCGATCCCTGGGGAATCGCTTTTGAGAATTATGATGCCTTGGGTGCTTGGCGATCCAACATCAAGAACAAGCCGGTGGACGCCACCTCGATCCTGTTCAACAAGCAAGAACTGGCTGGAGTAGAAGGTCTCAAGCGGTATCTACTCGCAGACCGGCAAGATCAGTTTGCCAGGGCCATGGTTCACAAGATGTTGGCTTATGCTCTTGGTCGGCCACTAACCTTTGCCGACCATGCGGATGTCGATGGCCTGACCGCCCAGTTCAGAAAAAATAAAGATCAGCTTACAGACCTGATACATTTAGTCGTGAGCAGCGACTTATTCAACTCGAAGTAA